The Denticeps clupeoides chromosome 1, fDenClu1.1, whole genome shotgun sequence genome segment GACGTGTGCACCGTGGCGTCATGCGCTGCCAAACTGAATTGTGCATATATTTGCATTcaaatttatttgaacatgttaAATTCCTCTTAATTATGGAAGCATGTTGGCACTCTAACTACATCCAAATAAATggcagatacatttacatttacagcatttagcagacgcccttatccagagcgacttacaatcagtagttacagggacagtctccctggagcaacttagggttaagtgtcttgctcagggacacaatggtagtaagtgggattcaaacccgggtcttctggttcataggcgagtgtgttacccactaggctactaccaccttaggATGAGGATGAGCAGCCAATAAAGGATTTGTCTTGATCTAtttaatgcatgcatttaaTTGATTCTTTCATCCAAAGTGACTCTGCGATGAGCACAAAGTCACGCACAAGCACCAAATTCTCAGTGCATTGGGTTCAAAGTAAGTGTGAGAAAGTACAAATTGTCAAATTGGGTTGTTATGGGATTAGAAGAGCAGAGAGGGACGGCGCACAAGAGCAATGTCTGTTGGGACTGTCTTGTGAATGGGGGTGACAATGTCAGGCCGTGTTCCGTGAAGCCGCTCAGGATGGAGTAAAAGCCTTTAGAAATTAGTTCAGCTAGATGGGCGTGGACCATAATGGCAATGGCCGGATGCCACAGTCGGATCGCTTATCAGCGCTATGTTTGAAAAGGAGGCCGGTCTTGCTGGTTTTTAAGATGTGTAGCATAGATAATAATCCTTTCTGAAAAACGCTCGTTGTATCGCTGCATCTCCCATCACTCATCCATTCAGTTCCTCCTTTCCCCTCCCAGCGTCCTCCTCAAGAATGGAGAAAATCAGGTGTGTCCTTCTTTACAAGGagacatttaaaacatgtcacaacacacacacacacacacacacacacacacactcactctatCTAACTACGCTTGCCCAGACAAAAGCCAATCGTGAGCCAAGCAGCCCACACACGTGTATCCATCACCTTGAAGCGCCATTCAGAACAAAACCATCCTAAATCGGATAGGTACCGGGAACACGAGGGccggaaaaaaagaagaagaaatcaaATGAACTCCTAATAAGGGAGTGAGCGAGAACGGCGAGGAACCATGTGAATGAATGAAGCTGGCGAGAGTTGCCGATCATTACTATGGAAACCCTGCGGCGTTCGCTTCCTCTGACGTCAGAGCAAAATCAATCGGTGCCCGAGCGCACCCTGTATTCCAGTCACtccaatgtctgtgtgtgtgagatctttttaaatgaagaactGTGCATCATTTCACGTAGACAAGGAGACACACCGCTGTGTAAGAAAGTAATATCAGTGCAACGCAAGTCAAATAAAACAGAGCTTCTTTATTCTGCCAGAAGTGAGGGATAAAGAAATCCAATGAAAGGGCCTTTCTATAGGCAAAAAAGGGCTGATGATATGATACTctccctgtatgtgtgtgtgtgagtgtgtgtatggggggagTTTAATATAGTTAGCCTATGTGGCTGTGTTGGTAGATATCTGATCTGAtgcctctctctccatcttgcCCCCGGATTAGTGCCTCTATTCATCCATTCCAGACCCAAAGCCTCccatttcctctttctctcttgcaGTAGTCAATGGGAGATTAGAGGTCGCGAGCCACTAGTTAGATCAgtgatgaacacacacacacacacacacactcagtattCCATAGTTCTCCACGCCATGAAAAGGAAAATGATCCAAATACAGCCAGTCTGAGaacaaatctatattttagCAATGGTTATGATTAATAACGAGAGGAGCTATGGCGGCCGCGTGAGCCCTTGCCAGTAATTCCCGCTCTGTTCTGGACTGAACCGGCCAGCTACGCACTGAAAGCTGCTGCCCCACGCTGGACGCACAACATCATGCTGAGTTAGGCAGATAAGTAGAGGGGCAGATGGGGCGATGAGGTGATGGAAGGATCGAGGGAAAGGGAGAGTGGGTGGAAACATAGACTCGTCCATCCCTTATGGACATTATAGAAATAGAAGCCCCAGAATTGCATCTAATCATCACGTTCAAttaagacagaaagacagatggGTGTCATTAAATACCCATATTCCACCAAATTGTCaccaattaattaatatatatattttatatacagtacaggccaaaagtttggacaatgacaccttctcattcaatgtgttttcttcattttcatggccatttacgttggtagattcttactgaaggcatcaaaactatgaatgaacacatgtggagttatgtacttaacaaaaaatggtgaaataactgaaaacatgttttatattctagtttctttgctctggttactgctttgcacactcttggcattctctcgatgagcttcaagaggtcgtcacctgaaatggttctccaacagtcttgaaggagttcccagaggtgtttagctcttgttggcccctttgccttcactctgcggtccagctcaccccaaaccatctcgattgggttcaggtccagtgactgtggaggccaggtctccactttttgttaagtacataactccaaatgtgttcatttatagttctgataccttcagtgagaatctaccaacgtaaatggtcatgaaaataaagaaaacacatttaatgagaaggtgtgttaaaaacttgtactgtactgtatatataattatcTGTCATATACAAACTCTCCTATTTATTTAGATGGACTTTTAATATAGTCTGGAATAATATAGTCTTTGATCATTACAAATCCAAATTGTTGGGAGTAAGGGTTAAGGTTTGTCTATATCAGGGCtcagctgtcaggattgcctgcagctgggctccacacctgactccaatcctgacgccccataaatgccggatgtttccgccccttctagatctccggcatttttgtgaacttgacattgtaaccgtgtaggtgttcgtaatttcagttctgccaatcgccacacgcctacgggtttgtttacgttcgtttgtgttgttcccttttatttcccgtttttggccaccacgccattgtttctttgtatttattgtttgttataataaatccccttccctgcatgtcagacctctgcgcttccttccctcgtaagtccgtagtcgtgacatcaGCAAACTTTAACATTCAAAGAGCCACTTGGAcctggtttccacaaaagagaacaGCAATTTCTTTTTGACATTAtagataaatattatttttacttttatgctatgtataaaaaaCTAGGCTAGCGTGTTGCTAGCCTAGAAattttatgcaaagaaaatgtaCGCTGCCAGAACTAGCACGAATGTGTGTAGAAGCCGATGACgtgacgaatgtttaatcacccagacaagtgtAAAAACCCAGCTGGACATGATCGGGGAAAAGTAGGGGATCTGGTCACCCCAACTTAGCAGTGCTATGCTAATGCTATgctacacaacttacttatcaacttatGCTattcattaaacactaaatattgcaaacaactgctTATTCAACACAAGAGGAATCCGATTTTGAAACACTActttaattgaacaaactgattaaagGCTCTGGTGGGACTAGcggtcatatatatataaaagcgttaaacacattgcattttaatgttgcgTGATCACAATAACCTTCAAATTCTGagttataattaaataaaatacattcaaattcTGATCTATTTTCCAAAATTGCAGGGAGCCACAGTGCCCCTGTCTATAATTTGAACTTGAAGTTGAGATTTATCGTAATTTCGGCGATAAATCTCGTTAccgttagacggtacatagtgaaacgaaataacatttctccggaacctggtgctacatgtaacatttgaatgattagacaaagttatgtactgacataaagtgcacaaactgggctacataaggttcaaacaggggacacgggcagtgcaggagtaacattaacaaaaaacacgTACACAACGAGATAGACAAGCGCTAaacaggtaaaatgaataagaaataaatgtgtgaagtaaaatagtgcaaatattactGCGCAAAATGGAACACTGCATTAGTATattatattacagatagataatcaaaCAATATAATAGaggtagtgtatgtgtgtgtgaggtctgtcCGAAAAATGCTGATATTTACTTATAATCACATAAAAGAATTATTGCTGCGGAcggacagatagacagacagttTCTTTATTGGCTTCTAACACATTTATTTGCGAGTGAAAGAGGAgtgaagaggggaaaaaaacagtacaattgtgtttcattcattcttATGGACAAGAGCCAAGCAAGCAAGCAGAGTTTGAGACACTGCAGTTTCTGTTCATTCATTCGGTTCGTCCCAAAACGGACCCGCATCCTACCGGCGGCGCTAAAAGGATTTGCTCCTTGGACAGATTtagtctctctctctacatCGTCTCCACAgccattctcttttctgtgtccgttcatttgcattttcatgcattcttttaGGTCTTTGAATGCTAGACTGGTGTCTTCAGCTCGATGATGAAATAAATGAGATGAAAGAGGGGGGTCGTCTCTTGCTCTTCCTCTACCCCTATGTCAAAGTATCAGATGGAGTTGGCCTGAGGTTCTCTGGGGAAATGAAGCCCTGCTTCTGCTGTCCAGCTCCTGACTCTGGCAGGGGTCCGGCGTGTTGAGCCTCAGGAACGATCTGACGTAGGAGCTTGAGCACTCGAGGGCTATGAAAGGTTCCCTGCTCAAATATTTATACACCCGCTCAGCGTTAACCACATTAAATCAGCATCAAATATTTGTCCTCTGTCTATAGTTACAGACTTACATATCACGATTATGCTGGAGACAGATGAGGAATGGCACGGCCAGtaacgtgcgcacacacacacacagacacacacacactgtggcatCAGGACCAGAAGCATGCCTCACCCAGTGCCGAGACATGAGTAAACAACACACAGAGCCCGGTCCAAACCCCGTCCTGCGTGGAGCTGCATACATTAACAGGGGGACAGAAATAGAGCCGGATCACCGCACTGTCAACCCTAatcccacccacacacaaacacacagtctctatctctctatctccaTCCCTCACTTCTTCTCTAGTCCACTCTGCCACCATTCCGTCCCAGTGGCTGGCTGAGGTCCCCTGAGGGCCAGGGGGGCCctcgacattttttttttgccgttatAAAATGGCGACTTTATCATCAATATATGCATTATATTGTCAAGATATCATTTTGTGGAGCATCTCTCATTCATTTCTAAAGGCCAGTGCTAAAAACTACTGAACGCACAGCGTGTGATGTACGCTTTGGTGTGTTATTTtcatacataatacataaagtGATGACAGCATTATTGTGAAATGAGCTGTAACAGTAAGAAGATCATATTAGCACCAAAAGGCTGATGTCAGAGAGTCGAAGATAGAGCATAGAgataaaaaatgaaaccatgcatttaaatgagagagtgtgtggcttggccgtgtgtgtgttatatacgtgtgtgtgtgtgtgtgtgtgtgtgtgtgtgtgtgagcatgggGCCTAGACGGGAGTGATTTACCCTCGTCTGTCTGGGGGTGCTTCATTTTACCCTGTAATCCCGTGTTTAAAAATGGcaggtaaagtgtgtgtttgtgtgtgtatttatacgATAATGAGCTGAGAGCTCCGTttggcaataaataaaataaatctcaaTCTGAAACGTCCTTGGCAGGATTAAAAAGAAAGATGTGTAGAGGTCTCTTGAGAATATATAGAGAATGGTGTTAAGATTCAGGATTTACAATAAATTGTAAATGATGTTAGGTTCAGGATTTACAATAAATTCCCTATGGAATTATGAAcacaaatgtgtatatgtgtgtgtgcgttatgGGTTATAATTATCAGGCAGTGTAAGGCACACGTCATATCCAATGggctgaaagtgtgtgtgtgtgtgtgtgtgtgtttgttctgtctGCCACCCAGTTACATAAACAGATAAGGCACCCAGAGCATATTAGACCTGCACCAtcttttttctctccatccTTCCTCCTGCACTCCCACCTTCTACCTTCTGCCCCTTTTCTGGCTCACGTTCTCCTGCTCAGATGTTGAGTGCCACGTGTACCCTGCCGCCTGCAGCTCTGTGGTTAAAgctgagcgcacacacacacacacacacacacacacacacactaatctcTCTTGCTCACACATACCCTTAGTGCCTTTCCTACTCcatctttctgtctctcaccctcccacgcacacacacacacacacacacacacacgtggacgTCCATCTTTCCGTGGCTGTGTTCCACTGTGGTGCATTCCTGTGTATGATCCTCGTTTCGGTACATCTCTTCCCTCATATGTGCAAAAGCTGCCAGttaaaaaccccaaaaattAGTCGGGATCATCACATGTCAAACAGGGGAACACATAAATACACGAtctaacttttatttttttattagctcAGGGTCTCTGTGCCaagcaaagacacacacacacacacacacacacacacacctttcaatacaacaacacacacaagtcacaaacttttttggggggtgggttATGGCATTGCAGAGTCCCGTTCAGTCCTAAATCTATTTTTAATCAGGCTTCAGTGGGCTAGAAATGATGGAAGGAGAGACATTGTGAAAAtagaaaggaggagaggagcacCGCTCCGCCGAggttacaacacacacatgcagtatgGCACGccgagagagggggggggggcaaacaaAAGGATCATTTATTGCTCTCAGAAGAGGGGGGGGGCGCCCGGTGGGTCTTTACACAAGCATGTCTCCTGTGCCAGAGCCACCCTGGCCTCCTCTCAACATTCACAGCCAGTGTGTTACATTCCCTACCGCGCATTCGCACACGAACACGCCTTTTCTGAGGTGGCTGTTTGCTCCGACGGGCACTGTTTGGAGGCGGCATCCCAAACACATGCAACGCACCCAATCCATACTATGGTACTTCCTAGTCCCGCACAACGCACTTAACAGGCAAGATCATCTGTGTAAACAACAGTGCTCAATACGCTACGGCTCCAGACGACCTTTAAAGACTCGACATGTCTCCAAAGGACCAAAATAAGTCAGGCTAATGCTAAGCAGACAAAAGGCCAGGCGCAGCGCAATCAGATCTTTATGTGATTTtgcagctggaaaaaaaaaagacctggcAACCCCAGGCGCCAGCTGGGTACAAACACCAGAATGCGTGGGCACAGCGTAACATTAAACTGCATTACCTTTAAGGGCATTCTCCATTTCATCTGTGTTATTTATGCAAAGCAGGGATAAACTGTgcatggagagagagaacctTTAAATTTGTCCCGTTTATACGGTGAGAACATAGCTGCCGTTATTATCCTTACATTACACTATTATAATATAAGCATGCGTGGAAGGACAGATTTGGTTCCGGCATCAAGATGGTGACTCTGGTTGAATACTCACCTGTACCATCCTTACTGCTGCTCTGGTGCGTCCTCAGCTCCTCCGATTTATAAAAGTCGATGCTGGCATAAGTGTTGAGGCTTGAGATGGTGTTGACCCCACCACTCACGGCTCCTCCCACTATTCCCCCACCCATCATGGACGAGAAGAGGCGAGAAGATGCGGACTGGATAGGCGGAGCTGCATCACTAGCTGAATGGTGGCCTTCTTTGCTGACCAAGTCCAAGTCAATGTAATTAAGCCCTTGCTCTACTGATGAAGCCTGGACAGTGGGTAGAGATGGTGGCCCAGGGCTACTATACTGCAAGGGAAGGTCGGACGAGGCAGAAGCTCCATTTGCCCAGTGGAGGCCATCAAAGCCAAGGCGACGAGACATGGCTTGGGAATACTCTGCGACTCCGCCCGATGTGGAAGAGCCGGACAACGATGTTGCGGATGAGCAGGACGCCAAGAAGGTTTCAGAGCAGTGGCGTCTGCGTCCTTGTACATCTGCCCGGATAACTTTAGCACCATAATCAGGGTTGGGGCTAGTTTTGCCCAAAGGAAAGTCCATAGGCAGACCCAAACTCAGGCCAGACACTGAAGACTCTGGCCTGTCAGGTGAAGTCCCTTTAGGAGAGGCAGAGCTGGTGGTAAGAGTGGGAGTGGTCAAGCTGAACGCCATCTCTGTATAGTCCCCACAAGCTGTCGGGGAGTCTGGGGCTTGAGAAAACATCTTTCTGCCCTTTGTCTGCCTCAACTCTGCCCTTTCCTCTGCCTTGGCAGACCGTGGTTGGCACTCATCTCGAGCTTGTGGGGCTACAGCTGGAGCAGGAGTTGGAGGGGTGAAGGACGGGAAACCCATAGAGTTAAGAGAAaccggggacggggacggagAGGGACAAAGTTCCATGTTGACGTACTCCGATGTAGCTAAAGTGAGTATCGGTGCTACAGAAGTGGCAGGCAAAAACCCAGCCAGACAGGACACAGGACGGTTCTGGGGCCGGTTGGTGGACGAGAAGGTTGTGGTTCCTTGTCTCagtctcctccctcctccaatTCCATTCATGCTTTTCTCACCCTTAAACTCTATGCTAACATACTCCCCAGGACTTTTGGGTTCGGGTGGCAGTGGATTCTCCCTAACACGAGGCAAAGTGTTTGCTTTGGAGATGTCTAAAAAGAGACTAACAGGCCGGCTTCTTTGGCTCGACCCGCCTTGCTGCTTCAGTCCTGGCCCTCGCACTTGTTGCCCCTCTTTAGCTCGATCTGCCGCTCCTCCTATACTTCCCCGGGAGACCTTTTCATCACATTCCCCTAAACTCTCGCTGCTGGCAGAGCTTGATGAATACGAGGAGGACGAAAGTGAGAGCTGCCGGCTAGATGGAGAACCAACCTGCCGCTCCTGACGTTTGCTGCTTGCTACACCCCTGAGTCCTGCTCCCACCACAGTTTTACCTCCACTATTGCCACCACCCAATTTCTTCCCCCTCCCCGGACCGTCATCAAAGGGAGCGGTCGGGTTGTGCTTGTAGGACCTGGGCAGTGAGTAGTAGGAGTACACCATCTTGGGCGCGGCTTGTTGTTGATGATGGTGAGGGTGGCTGTGATCTGTTAGCAGAGGTGGGGTACTGTTAGCAGAGCGGGTGCTAATGGGAGACATGTTCATGTAATCACTGCCTGTCCGGCTATCAGCGCTGCTGCTGCCCACCCATGCCGAGGGGAGGCAACGTTGATCTGGAGAGCAGCTACTGTTGGGTGACATCATCATGTATCCATCAGTGGTGGAAGATTGGCAAATAGTCTGGGGAGGTGACACGCTGTTATTTGGTGTCATGGCCATGTAGTCGTCACCAGCAGCTGTGTTCGAGGAAACTGGCTTGGTGCCATCGGAATCTGACACAGCTACCGCAAAAGAATGGGAGAGTGACACAGGAGAAGCTGTCACCCCAGGCAACATGGACATGTAGCCATTGTCTACTGCACTAGCACCTCCAACGGAGATGCCTGGTGCGCCAGACACTCCCTTATCACCTTTGAACTCAGCAGCCACATCCAAATATGCAGTGCTGCCTGGGCCTGTCGTGACATGAGAGGTGAAGGACTCACGGCTGGTGCTTCGTGACATCACTGCGTAGtcatcctcctccacctcgTCCTCCCCTACTCTATTATTTCCTCCGCGCCTTCGGTTCGGGACCAGGCGCTCCAAGGACATGGGAGGCAAAGAAGCCCTCTTGCTCAAGATCCTTCGCTCAGCTTCACACTCGCGGCTTGAAGAACGTCGCAGCACCCGCCGTCCCTGGGGTTGGGCGTACTGTGAAGCCACAGACTTGGATGTCCCTCTCTTCTGGCCCATGAGAATGTAGTTCGCAGCCTCATCACTTGGGAAATGTTCTCCACCGAGGCTTCCCACAGAACCCTGTGGAAGGCTGGAAGTGAGAACCGAGTGCTCCCCTGGGCTGGAGCCGTACTCATCTGAGGACGCATAGTCACTAAGGGAGCCTGAGATGGACGCATGCAATGAGGGTAAATGACTGTACAGATTATTGGAGGAAGAACTGCTATTAGCAGCACTGGAAATGCTCGGTATCATTGTTCCAAACGCCAACCCGTGACCAGTAAGAGCCGATGGGCTCGACGTCTGGGAAGCAGCGGCAGGCGTGGAGCTAGACCTCATCAGGCTGTGGGTATTTTTGACAGGAGTTGGGGCACGGACAGACGTGGATCTCAGGATGGGGGTTGAAGAGCATGAACCATTAGTAGCAGGGCTGGTGCTCTGGACAGATGCTGCTCCTGAAGGAGTTACGGCAGGGCAATTGCCCCCACCTCCCCCTCCATCCTCCAGCTTCCCTCCATCACTGGGAGTCCGTGACCTGGGGAAGCTGTGACGGGGTGTGGGTGAGGCGTTAGTACTTCCTGTGCTAGCTGCCGCACCCCCTCCAGGGGTCTCAGTGCGTGGCCGCCGTGTTAGTCCAACCTGACTGGGAGGAGGATTGGGGTGGTG includes the following:
- the LOC114801567 gene encoding insulin receptor substrate 1-B isoform X1; translation: MENQPAEQHSYEDVRKAGYLRKQKSMHRRYFVLRAASERGPARLEYYESEKKFRGKAPAPKKALELQTCLNINKRADAKNKHMIVLYTRAESFAVAADSEADQDDWFQAMVDMQCRSKIPFGECGNGDYGVPSPGPAFKEVWQVKVWPKGLGQAKNLVGIYRLCLTEKTVNFVKLNSDAAGVVLQLMNVRRCGHSENFFFVEVGRSAVTGPGEFWMQVEDSVVAQNMHETLLEAMKALSEEFRQRSKSQSGAGAGGGGTASNPISVPSRRHHPNPPPSQVGLTRRPRTETPGGGAAASTGSTNASPTPRHSFPRSRTPSDGGKLEDGGGGGGNCPAVTPSGAASVQSTSPATNGSCSSTPILRSTSVRAPTPVKNTHSLMRSSSTPAAASQTSSPSALTGHGLAFGTMIPSISSAANSSSSSNNLYSHLPSLHASISGSLSDYASSDEYGSSPGEHSVLTSSLPQGSVGSLGGEHFPSDEAANYILMGQKRGTSKSVASQYAQPQGRRVLRRSSSRECEAERRILSKRASLPPMSLERLVPNRRRGGNNRVGEDEVEEDDYAVMSRSTSRESFTSHVTTGPGSTAYLDVAAEFKGDKGVSGAPGISVGGASAVDNGYMSMLPGVTASPVSLSHSFAVAVSDSDGTKPVSSNTAAGDDYMAMTPNNSVSPPQTICQSSTTDGYMMMSPNSSCSPDQRCLPSAWVGSSSADSRTGSDYMNMSPISTRSANSTPPLLTDHSHPHHHQQQAAPKMVYSYYSLPRSYKHNPTAPFDDGPGRGKKLGGGNSGGKTVVGAGLRGVASSKRQERQVGSPSSRQLSLSSSSYSSSSASSESLGECDEKVSRGSIGGAADRAKEGQQVRGPGLKQQGGSSQRSRPVSLFLDISKANTLPRVRENPLPPEPKSPGEYVSIEFKGEKSMNGIGGGRRLRQGTTTFSSTNRPQNRPVSCLAGFLPATSVAPILTLATSEYVNMELCPSPSPSPVSLNSMGFPSFTPPTPAPAVAPQARDECQPRSAKAEERAELRQTKGRKMFSQAPDSPTACGDYTEMAFSLTTPTLTTSSASPKGTSPDRPESSVSGLSLGLPMDFPLGKTSPNPDYGAKVIRADVQGRRRHCSETFLASCSSATSLSGSSTSGGVAEYSQAMSRRLGFDGLHWANGASASSDLPLQYSSPGPPSLPTVQASSVEQGLNYIDLDLVSKEGHHSASDAAPPIQSASSRLFSSMMGGGIVGGAVSGGVNTISSLNTYASIDFYKSEELRTHQSSSKDGTAFAHMREEMYRNEDHTQECTTVEHSHGKMDVHVCVCVCVCVRGRVRDRKME
- the LOC114801567 gene encoding insulin receptor substrate 1-B isoform X2; this encodes MENQPAEQHSYEDVRKAGYLRKQKSMHRRYFVLRAASERGPARLEYYESEKKFRGKAPAPKKALELQTCLNINKRADAKNKHMIVLYTRAESFAVAADSEADQDDWFQAMVDMQCRSKIPFGECGNGDYGVPSPGPAFKEVWQVKVWPKGLGQAKNLVGIYRLCLTEKTVNFVKLNSDAAGVVLQLMNVRRCGHSENFFFVEVGRSAVTGPGEFWMQVEDSVVAQNMHETLLEAMKALSEEFRQRSKSQSGAGAGGGGTASNPISVPSRRHHPNPPPSQVGLTRRPRTETPGGGAAASTGSTNASPTPRHSFPRSRTPSDGGKLEDGGGGGGNCPAVTPSGAASVQSTSPATNGSCSSTPILRSTSVRAPTPVKNTHSLMRSSSTPAAASQTSSPSALTGHGLAFGTMIPSISSAANSSSSSNNLYSHLPSLHASISGSLSDYASSDEYGSSPGEHSVLTSSLPQGSVGSLGGEHFPSDEAANYILMGQKRGTSKSVASQYAQPQGRRVLRRSSSRECEAERRILSKRASLPPMSLERLVPNRRRGGNNRVGEDEVEEDDYAVMSRSTSRESFTSHVTTGPGSTAYLDVAAEFKGDKGVSGAPGISVGGASAVDNGYMSMLPGVTASPVSLSHSFAVAVSDSDGTKPVSSNTAAGDDYMAMTPNNSVSPPQTICQSSTTDGYMMMSPNSSCSPDQRCLPSAWVGSSSADSRTGSDYMNMSPISTRSANSTPPLLTDHSHPHHHQQQAAPKMVYSYYSLPRSYKHNPTAPFDDGPGRGKKLGGGNSGGKTVVGAGLRGVASSKRQERQVGSPSSRQLSLSSSSYSSSSASSESLGECDEKVSRGSIGGAADRAKEGQQVRGPGLKQQGGSSQRSRPVSLFLDISKANTLPRVRENPLPPEPKSPGEYVSIEFKGEKSMNGIGGGRRLRQGTTTFSSTNRPQNRPVSCLAGFLPATSVAPILTLATSEYVNMELCPSPSPSPVSLNSMGFPSFTPPTPAPAVAPQARDECQPRSAKAEERAELRQTKGRKMFSQAPDSPTACGDYTEMAFSLTTPTLTTSSASPKGTSPDRPESSVSGLSLGLPMDFPLGKTSPNPDYGAKVIRADVQGRRRHCSETFLASCSSATSLSGSSTSGGVAEYSQAMSRRLGFDGLHWANGASASSDLPLQYSSPGPPSLPTVQASSVEQGLNYIDLDLVSKEGHHSASDAAPPIQSASSRLFSSMMGGGIVGGAVSGGVNTISSLNTYASIDFYKSEELRTHQSSSKDGTEC